The Candidatus Kryptonium sp. genome contains a region encoding:
- the alr gene encoding alanine racemase, with the protein MRATRAEIDLSAFEFNFKQVRKLVGGGIKIMAVVKANAYGHGAIEISKLAISLGADYLAVAIPEEGIELRENGIDIPILVFTPAFEYQMELFFKYDLTATITSLESAQKFNVLSDKFGKKAKCHIKVDTGMGRIGIDYKNAYEFVKKIYYDFKNLYIEGIYTHFATSDERDKSFAYLQFERFISIIREINMSGIDIPLKHCANSGAILDMPETYLDMVRPGIMLYGYHPSLEVKNRIELKPVMTLKSKVAFVKEVEPGTSISYGRRFIAKEKTKIATIPIGYADGFRRSLTNLGKVEINGVIFPVVGTVTMDQIMVDVGLSTDIKVGDDVILFGNGNITAWDVASLLGTIPYEICCGISSRVPRIYVRN; encoded by the coding sequence ATGAGAGCAACGAGAGCGGAGATTGACCTTTCTGCTTTTGAGTTTAATTTTAAACAAGTAAGAAAACTGGTGGGTGGGGGCATTAAAATAATGGCCGTTGTGAAAGCAAATGCCTACGGTCATGGTGCAATTGAAATATCAAAATTAGCTATATCGCTTGGTGCTGATTACCTCGCTGTTGCAATTCCTGAGGAGGGAATTGAATTAAGAGAAAATGGAATTGATATACCAATTCTTGTTTTCACCCCAGCGTTTGAATATCAAATGGAACTTTTCTTTAAATATGACTTAACAGCGACAATAACTTCGCTTGAAAGCGCACAGAAATTTAATGTGCTCAGCGACAAATTTGGGAAAAAGGCAAAATGTCACATTAAGGTTGATACAGGGATGGGAAGAATTGGAATAGATTATAAAAACGCATACGAATTTGTTAAGAAGATTTATTACGACTTTAAAAATCTTTACATTGAAGGGATTTACACTCACTTTGCAACATCCGATGAAAGAGACAAATCCTTTGCATATCTTCAATTTGAAAGATTTATTAGCATCATAAGAGAGATCAATATGTCTGGGATTGATATACCACTAAAACATTGTGCAAATTCTGGGGCTATACTTGATATGCCGGAGACATATCTTGATATGGTTAGACCAGGGATCATGCTATACGGTTATCATCCATCGCTTGAGGTCAAAAACAGGATTGAACTAAAACCAGTTATGACATTAAAATCAAAAGTCGCATTTGTTAAAGAGGTTGAGCCTGGGACAAGCATTAGCTACGGACGAAGGTTCATAGCGAAAGAAAAAACTAAAATAGCAACGATACCTATCGGATATGCAGATGGCTTTAGACGCTCACTTACAAATCTTGGGAAAGTTGAAATAAATGGCGTAATTTTCCCAGTCGTTGGAACCGTAACAATGGATCAGATCATGGTTGATGTGGGCTTAAGCACAGATATAAAAGTTGGGGATGATGTAATTTTATTCGGTAATGGAAATATAACAGCGTGGGATGTAGCGAGTTTGCTTGGGACAATACCTTATGAAATCTGTTGCGGTATTTCTTCAAGGGTTCCAAGAATTTATGTGAGAAATTAA
- a CDS encoding sugar phosphate nucleotidyltransferase has translation MSKAFAVIMAGGVGSRFWPKSRSRKPKQFLNILSSKSLIEQTIERINPLIPEEDILIVSNKNQTAELVQVLPKFPIQNIILEPLSKNTAPCIGLAALFIRRRQPDAVMVVLPSDHLIKNEEKFLNTLKIGIETAYKTNGLITIGIQPSYPSTGYGYIQFIEDDESELSEKGVYKVKTFAEKPDLETAKKFIESGDFLWNSGMFIWRVDVILDEIQTHLPDIYEELMTIDKTIGTDEFKTVLEQAYGRMKSISIDYGVMEKTNRAYVIKANFEWSDVGSWEEVYNLAPKDKDGNYISSNPENVVLIDVKNSLIEGNKTLIAMIGVEDLIVVSSEDAILICKRDRAQDVRNIVNYLKRKNMEKYL, from the coding sequence ATGTCAAAAGCATTTGCGGTGATAATGGCAGGTGGCGTCGGCTCAAGATTCTGGCCCAAAAGTAGATCAAGAAAACCGAAACAATTTTTAAACATTCTATCTTCAAAATCTTTAATTGAGCAGACAATAGAACGAATAAATCCACTTATCCCAGAGGAGGACATACTTATTGTTTCAAACAAAAATCAAACAGCCGAACTTGTTCAGGTGTTACCAAAATTTCCAATTCAAAACATAATCCTTGAACCGCTTTCCAAAAACACAGCACCTTGCATAGGGCTCGCAGCTTTGTTTATAAGAAGACGTCAACCTGATGCAGTGATGGTCGTTCTACCATCAGATCATCTCATAAAAAATGAGGAAAAGTTTCTCAACACATTAAAAATAGGGATTGAAACAGCGTATAAAACAAATGGTTTAATAACGATAGGAATTCAACCATCATACCCATCAACTGGCTATGGTTATATTCAATTCATTGAGGATGATGAGAGCGAACTTTCAGAAAAGGGAGTTTATAAAGTAAAAACATTCGCTGAAAAGCCTGATTTAGAAACAGCTAAAAAATTTATAGAAAGCGGAGATTTTCTTTGGAACAGCGGTATGTTCATATGGAGAGTTGATGTGATACTTGACGAAATTCAAACACATTTGCCAGATATATATGAAGAATTAATGACAATTGACAAAACAATTGGAACTGATGAATTCAAAACTGTCCTTGAACAAGCGTATGGAAGAATGAAATCAATCTCCATTGATTATGGAGTTATGGAGAAGACAAACAGAGCCTATGTGATAAAAGCAAATTTTGAATGGAGCGATGTTGGAAGTTGGGAAGAAGTTTATAACCTTGCACCAAAAGATAAAGATGGAAATTATATCTCTTCAAATCCAGAAAATGTAGTTTTAATTGATGTCAAAAATTCACTAATTGAAGGGAACAAAACCTTAATTGCAATGATTGGGGTTGAAGATTTAATAGTTGTCAGCAGCGAGGATGCAATTTTGATTTGTAAGCGTGATAGAGCGCAAGATGTAAGAAACATAGTCAATTACCTTAAACGAAAAAATATGGAAAAGTATCTATGA
- a CDS encoding LD-carboxypeptidase, whose translation MKNRKRIKPPALKKGDVIGIVSPASSPDDFSRIDKGVAYLESLGYRVKLGKHIYRRNGYLSANDDERAEDLNEMFSDPQVRAIICVRGGYGTPRILDKINYSAIRKNPKIFVGYSDITALQLAIFKKTGLITFSGPMLAVDIYSDFDPYAEEFFWRILTSKSDKIQIKNPDDKDISVLSHGKSTGILLGGNLSLLASVIGTKFQPDFSNSVLVVEDIGEEPYRIDRYFSQLKNSGVLSKIKACVLGQFTDCAPKEPEKSLTLEQIFQDYLGNLKIPVIANLSYGHIPKKITLPIGAKIRIDTKRKMIAIVESVVS comes from the coding sequence GTGAAAAATAGAAAAAGAATAAAGCCACCAGCATTGAAAAAGGGGGATGTAATTGGAATCGTCTCCCCTGCAAGCTCCCCAGATGATTTTTCAAGAATTGACAAAGGAGTTGCTTACCTTGAAAGTTTGGGATATAGGGTTAAGCTAGGTAAACATATCTACAGACGAAATGGGTATCTTTCTGCGAATGATGATGAAAGAGCTGAGGATTTAAATGAAATGTTTTCGGATCCGCAAGTCCGTGCGATAATTTGTGTAAGAGGTGGATATGGCACGCCGAGAATTCTTGATAAAATCAATTACAGCGCGATCCGAAAAAATCCAAAGATTTTCGTTGGCTATAGCGATATAACTGCGCTTCAACTTGCGATTTTCAAAAAAACTGGGCTGATAACTTTCTCAGGTCCGATGCTTGCGGTTGATATTTATTCCGATTTTGATCCATATGCTGAGGAATTTTTTTGGAGAATTTTGACTTCAAAATCGGACAAAATTCAAATAAAAAATCCTGACGATAAAGACATCAGCGTTTTAAGTCATGGAAAATCAACGGGAATCCTGCTTGGAGGAAACTTATCTCTATTGGCTTCGGTAATTGGAACTAAATTTCAACCGGATTTCAGTAATTCGGTCCTTGTAGTTGAGGACATTGGGGAAGAGCCGTATAGAATTGATAGATATTTCTCTCAACTGAAAAACTCGGGAGTACTTAGCAAAATTAAGGCTTGTGTTCTCGGACAGTTTACAGATTGCGCCCCTAAGGAGCCAGAGAAAAGTTTGACCCTTGAACAAATTTTTCAAGATTATTTAGGCAATCTTAAGATTCCTGTTATAGCAAATTTAAGTTACGGGCATATCCCAAAGAAAATCACTCTCCCGATTGGAGCCAAGATAAGAATTGATACAAAGAGAAAAATGATAGCAATAGTTGAAAGCGTTGTGTCTTAA
- a CDS encoding ATP-binding protein, with protein sequence MKKFRFKSDIASFPSNISSLKKFEKFLERLKKKHKISDEDFYRISLASSEAFINAIVHGNKLDSSKKVTVKFRAFKKSFEIEIQDEGEGFKTTIFLDPTSAENLLKESGRGIYIMKSFSDAVKFYKTKKGFKVKIKIKKRSGVP encoded by the coding sequence ATGAAGAAATTTCGTTTCAAGTCCGATATCGCAAGCTTCCCATCCAATATTTCATCTTTGAAAAAGTTTGAAAAATTTCTTGAGAGATTGAAGAAAAAACATAAAATTTCTGATGAAGATTTTTATAGAATTTCTCTCGCTTCAAGTGAGGCTTTTATAAATGCAATTGTCCACGGTAATAAGCTTGATTCTTCCAAAAAGGTAACCGTTAAGTTCAGAGCTTTTAAAAAAAGTTTTGAAATTGAAATTCAAGATGAGGGCGAGGGATTTAAAACTACCATTTTTTTAGATCCAACATCAGCGGAGAATTTGCTTAAAGAGTCCGGCCGTGGAATTTATATCATGAAATCTTTTTCTGATGCTGTAAAATTTTACAAAACTAAAAAGGGTTTCAAAGTAAAAATAAAAATAAAAAAGCGATCGGGCGTCCCTTGA
- a CDS encoding NFACT RNA binding domain-containing protein — translation MITNYHTLKNLVKEIKSRIEGTTINESFTQEKDTLHINLEGENAFTLELNATGQGYMFLRPKLERARKNSLDIFPEIQGDKIVKIEIHKADRIIEVLLSSKHKLLFQFFTGKVNFFLTTIENEIIASFKNPKENIGRKFEFEKVETNYDVMINNFEVFKSFWESSNVDEPISRLIKIVDTIDMLIAREVVHRSGDANVEKIWLCLKEIDKELNNPKPRIYYDGVFPRHFSIIELTHLNFKKVEFAEINEAIRRFVIETRINRDFYNEKKSILEKLKHLLDKTIRTIEKVEKEINENQRARMYEIYGSILMANLNALHKGMSEVELLNVFSEKNEKVRIKLDPSLSPVENAERYFEKAKKTKASLKIAEERLERLKVNKEKLNSLIQKVDKCENHNDLKKFKDENFQDLKAFGIIKDKVAEKIGSKFRRFVVDGGFEVWVGKDAKSNDLLTLKFSDKEDLWFHARGVRGAHVVLKTGRRQPSKKAIEQAGGIAAYFSEAKTSSLVPVIVTKRKYVRKPRGAPEGSVIVEREEVIMVEPKLPSEEIE, via the coding sequence ATGATCACAAACTATCATACTTTAAAAAACCTGGTTAAGGAAATAAAGTCAAGAATTGAAGGCACAACCATAAATGAATCCTTTACTCAAGAAAAAGATACACTTCACATAAATCTTGAGGGGGAGAATGCTTTTACACTTGAATTAAATGCGACGGGGCAAGGGTATATGTTTTTGCGTCCGAAGCTAGAAAGGGCAAGAAAAAATTCGCTTGATATCTTTCCGGAAATCCAAGGGGATAAAATAGTTAAAATTGAAATTCATAAAGCGGATAGAATTATTGAAGTCCTTCTTTCATCAAAGCATAAACTTCTTTTCCAGTTTTTCACTGGCAAAGTTAATTTCTTTCTTACAACGATTGAAAACGAGATCATAGCTTCATTTAAAAATCCGAAGGAAAACATCGGGAGAAAATTTGAATTTGAAAAGGTTGAAACAAACTATGATGTAATGATAAATAATTTTGAGGTATTTAAAAGTTTTTGGGAGAGTTCAAATGTTGACGAGCCGATATCACGACTTATTAAAATTGTTGATACTATTGATATGTTAATTGCTCGGGAAGTTGTTCACAGATCCGGTGATGCAAATGTTGAAAAAATTTGGCTTTGTTTGAAAGAAATTGATAAAGAGCTTAACAATCCAAAGCCACGAATTTATTACGATGGTGTTTTCCCGAGACATTTCTCAATTATTGAACTTACACATCTGAACTTTAAGAAAGTTGAGTTTGCCGAAATAAATGAGGCTATAAGAAGATTTGTAATTGAGACGAGAATAAACAGGGATTTCTACAACGAGAAAAAATCAATTTTGGAAAAACTTAAACACTTGCTTGATAAAACTATTAGAACCATTGAGAAAGTTGAAAAGGAAATCAACGAAAATCAAAGAGCTCGGATGTATGAGATTTACGGCTCAATTTTGATGGCTAATTTAAATGCATTACACAAAGGTATGAGTGAAGTTGAACTTTTGAATGTGTTTTCGGAAAAAAATGAAAAAGTAAGGATTAAACTTGATCCATCGCTTTCACCTGTTGAAAATGCCGAGAGATATTTTGAAAAGGCAAAGAAAACAAAGGCATCATTGAAAATTGCGGAGGAGCGATTGGAAAGATTGAAAGTTAACAAGGAGAAACTAAACAGTTTGATTCAGAAAGTTGATAAGTGTGAAAATCATAATGATTTGAAAAAATTTAAGGATGAAAACTTTCAAGATTTGAAAGCATTTGGAATCATAAAAGACAAGGTTGCTGAAAAAATCGGAAGCAAATTTAGAAGATTTGTCGTTGATGGCGGGTTTGAGGTTTGGGTTGGGAAAGATGCTAAAAGTAATGATTTGCTAACTTTGAAATTTTCTGATAAAGAAGATTTATGGTTTCACGCTCGTGGTGTTCGTGGGGCACATGTGGTCTTGAAAACGGGAAGAAGACAACCTAGTAAAAAGGCAATTGAACAGGCTGGGGGTATCGCAGCATATTTTAGCGAAGCGAAGACATCCTCGCTTGTCCCTGTTATCGTGACAAAGCGAAAATATGTGAGAAAGCCGAGAGGAGCACCTGAGGGAAGTGTGATAGTTGAGCGTGAGGAAGTCATAATGGTTGAACCAAAATTACCATCGGAAGAAATTGAATGA
- a CDS encoding flavin reductase family protein, with product MKHIKNKLINTMKKEIPLEKANRILNIGGVVLVTAKYEEKDNITPIAWNTPVSKEPPLVAVAIGPERFIYKLIQKSKEFAVNLPTLEILEEVYFCGKNSGRDVNKFEKTGLTREKAKFISAPLIKECIANLECKVDGIYPTGDHHLIIGRVLRAIVEEEVFDEYLKVDLKTAKTIHHLGGSMFTIPERIIDVKNR from the coding sequence ATGAAGCACATTAAAAATAAACTTATTAACACAATGAAAAAAGAAATACCGCTTGAGAAAGCAAATCGGATTTTAAACATTGGCGGAGTCGTTCTCGTAACAGCTAAATATGAAGAGAAGGACAATATCACGCCGATCGCTTGGAATACTCCTGTGAGTAAAGAACCGCCCCTCGTTGCTGTTGCGATTGGACCAGAGCGATTTATTTATAAGCTGATCCAGAAAAGCAAAGAATTTGCGGTTAACCTTCCAACGCTTGAAATTTTGGAAGAGGTTTATTTCTGTGGGAAAAATTCTGGAAGAGATGTGAACAAATTTGAAAAGACAGGATTAACAAGAGAAAAAGCAAAATTTATTTCAGCACCGTTGATAAAAGAATGTATCGCAAACCTTGAATGTAAAGTTGATGGAATCTATCCAACAGGAGATCACCACTTAATAATCGGCAGAGTTTTAAGAGCGATCGTTGAAGAGGAAGTATTTGATGAATATCTGAAAGTAGATCTTAAAACAGCGAAGACGATACATCATCTCGGCGGGAGTATGTTTACGATTCCAGAGAGAATAATTGATGTGAAGAATCGCTAA
- the porQ gene encoding type IX secretion system protein PorQ has protein sequence MKRVFLLIIFLSSFSIAGGNSTYEFLRLDISPRASAIGGNFIAMLDDPNLLFYNPAGLSTLKNTYASIGFFKHLLDINLGYSAYTTKLENFGNIGFGLIYINYGNFNQTDRYGNQLGSFSAGELAIVAGFSKEYEKIKYGINSKLIYSSIAGARSIAIAFDIGGMYVIEEQDLNIALTLNNIGTQINSYISLKENLPFEIKFAISKKLEHLPLRLNIGLNKINEETPKVYDRIKNFTIGGEFNISENFDFRFGYNNERRQEMKIAPTLDLTGFSLGIGIKIQKYKFDYSLTSLGKIGSLHQIGLTVKF, from the coding sequence ATGAAACGCGTCTTTCTGCTTATAATCTTTTTGTCTTCGTTTTCAATCGCTGGTGGAAACTCCACATATGAATTTTTACGACTTGACATAAGCCCGAGGGCTTCTGCGATCGGCGGAAATTTCATCGCTATGCTTGATGACCCAAACTTACTTTTCTACAACCCAGCTGGCTTATCAACACTCAAAAATACCTACGCAAGCATTGGCTTCTTTAAACATTTACTTGATATAAACCTCGGTTACTCTGCTTACACAACAAAACTTGAAAACTTTGGAAACATCGGTTTTGGCTTAATCTATATAAATTACGGCAACTTTAATCAAACTGATCGGTACGGAAATCAACTAGGCTCTTTTTCAGCTGGTGAACTCGCAATTGTTGCAGGATTTTCAAAAGAATATGAAAAAATTAAATATGGCATTAATTCAAAACTAATTTATTCATCAATCGCTGGTGCTCGCTCAATTGCCATCGCTTTTGACATCGGCGGAATGTATGTAATTGAAGAACAAGACCTTAACATAGCGCTTACGCTAAACAATATCGGGACCCAGATAAACAGCTATATCTCACTTAAAGAAAACCTTCCATTTGAGATAAAATTTGCAATTTCAAAAAAACTTGAACATCTTCCACTCCGCTTGAATATCGGTTTGAATAAAATAAATGAAGAAACACCTAAAGTCTACGACAGAATTAAAAACTTCACAATCGGTGGGGAATTCAACATATCGGAAAATTTTGATTTCAGGTTTGGATATAACAACGAAAGAAGACAAGAAATGAAGATAGCACCGACACTTGATTTAACTGGTTTCTCGCTCGGCATCGGGATAAAAATTCAAAAATATAAATTTGATTACTCATTAACATCGCTCGGTAAAATTGGCTCTCTACACCAGATCGGTTTAACCGTTAAATTTTAG
- a CDS encoding ribose-phosphate pyrophosphokinase encodes MSQLKIFSGRSSRELAEKIASEIGEPLGSCEIRNFSDGEIWVKYLENIRGNDVFIIQSTFPPSDNLMELLIMIDAAKRASARRITAVIPYFGYARQDRKDQPRVPITSKLVANLITVAGADRILTMDLHAPQIQGFFDIPFDHLYSAVVFVPAIKEIVGEEEFVVVSPDIGGVKFARGYAKRLNAELVLIDKRRLRANESEVVNVVGDVKGKTIVIVDDIIDTAGTFVNAVNALVDRGAKRVFGACTHPILSGNAIEKIESAPVEKILVTDTIPLKRQSPKIEVHSVARIFAEAIKRIHCNESVSVLFEIEN; translated from the coding sequence ATGAGTCAGCTTAAGATTTTCTCTGGTAGGTCAAGTAGAGAGCTTGCTGAAAAAATAGCAAGTGAGATAGGAGAACCGCTTGGAAGCTGTGAGATAAGGAATTTCAGTGATGGTGAAATTTGGGTTAAGTATCTTGAAAATATCCGTGGAAATGATGTATTTATTATCCAATCAACTTTCCCGCCATCGGATAATCTGATGGAGCTTTTAATAATGATTGACGCTGCAAAGAGGGCGTCAGCACGGAGAATTACAGCAGTTATACCTTATTTTGGTTATGCAAGGCAAGATAGGAAAGATCAACCAAGGGTTCCGATAACATCAAAATTAGTCGCGAATTTGATAACAGTTGCAGGCGCAGATAGGATTTTAACAATGGATTTACATGCTCCGCAAATCCAAGGTTTCTTTGATATACCGTTTGATCATCTTTACTCTGCGGTTGTTTTCGTTCCAGCAATAAAAGAGATAGTCGGTGAGGAAGAATTTGTTGTGGTTTCGCCTGATATAGGTGGTGTTAAGTTTGCTCGTGGCTATGCTAAAAGATTGAATGCGGAGCTAGTGTTAATTGATAAAAGAAGATTGCGTGCAAATGAGTCTGAAGTTGTCAATGTAGTTGGAGATGTTAAAGGGAAAACAATAGTAATAGTTGATGACATAATTGACACTGCTGGGACATTTGTTAACGCAGTTAATGCTTTGGTTGATAGGGGAGCGAAGAGAGTTTTTGGCGCGTGCACTCATCCGATTCTGTCAGGCAATGCGATTGAGAAAATTGAAAGCGCTCCAGTTGAGAAAATACTTGTAACCGATACAATTCCACTCAAAAGACAGTCACCAAAAATTGAGGTTCATTCAGTTGCACGAATTTTTGCCGAAGCTATAAAGAGAATTCATTGCAATGAATCAGTGAGTGTTTTGTTTGAAATTGAAAACTAA
- a CDS encoding 50S ribosomal protein L25 yields MTEITLNAEIRKPGKSISNQLRRAGKIPGIYYAPGDEPLPIAVKETELKKLIYTTETHIIKLKLDTGKEVQCILKDVEFDPVTDKPIHFDLYGLKAGAKITLEVPIVLVGKAPGVEKGGIIEHLLHTVEIECLSDAIPEHIEVDISNLDIGDSIHVRDLNIPGVRILESELSVIVAVVPPRGAEIATEAKPEEAQQVSQPEKKSE; encoded by the coding sequence ATGACAGAGATAACTTTAAATGCAGAGATAAGGAAACCAGGAAAAAGTATCTCAAATCAACTTAGACGTGCTGGGAAAATACCTGGAATTTATTATGCCCCGGGCGATGAACCATTGCCAATTGCTGTGAAAGAAACAGAACTCAAAAAGTTAATTTATACAACAGAGACACATATAATAAAACTGAAATTGGATACCGGGAAGGAAGTTCAGTGTATTTTGAAAGATGTTGAGTTTGATCCTGTGACGGATAAGCCGATTCATTTTGACCTTTATGGGTTGAAGGCAGGTGCAAAAATAACGCTTGAGGTGCCAATTGTTTTAGTTGGTAAAGCCCCCGGGGTTGAAAAAGGTGGAATTATTGAACATCTTCTTCATACTGTTGAAATTGAGTGCTTAAGCGATGCTATCCCAGAGCATATTGAGGTTGATATAAGTAATCTTGATATCGGTGATTCAATTCATGTCCGTGATTTAAATATCCCTGGTGTTAGGATCCTTGAAAGTGAGCTCTCAGTTATTGTTGCTGTTGTTCCACCGAGAGGTGCTGAAATAGCAACTGAAGCTAAGCCAGAGGAAGCTCAACAAGTATCTCAACCTGAAAAGAAATCCGAGTAA
- the pth gene encoding aminoacyl-tRNA hydrolase, whose amino-acid sequence MIAIFGLGNPGFEYEMTRHNVGFMVVDEIAKRLDVNFKPGKGEYLISSGKYKGNEFLLVKPLTYMNNSGLAVKDVVERFGVDLKDVFVICDDLNLPLGVIRIRQKGSDGGHNGLYSIIYHLKTMEFPRLRCGIGNPEKMKNMVDFVLSKFDEDEIEKLNEMIKQAVEATFCFISDGILTAMNKFNKKVKLKDKTP is encoded by the coding sequence ATGATCGCCATCTTTGGGCTTGGAAATCCTGGTTTTGAATATGAGATGACAAGACATAATGTTGGGTTCATGGTAGTTGATGAGATCGCAAAAAGACTTGATGTGAATTTTAAGCCCGGTAAGGGAGAATATCTTATAAGTTCAGGTAAATACAAAGGAAACGAATTTTTGCTCGTTAAGCCGTTAACATATATGAACAACAGCGGATTAGCTGTTAAAGATGTCGTGGAGAGATTTGGTGTTGATCTGAAAGATGTTTTCGTTATATGTGATGATTTAAACTTACCTCTTGGAGTTATAAGGATACGGCAAAAGGGTAGCGACGGTGGACATAATGGACTTTATTCAATAATTTATCACCTGAAGACGATGGAATTTCCAAGGTTAAGATGTGGAATAGGAAATCCTGAAAAGATGAAAAACATGGTTGATTTTGTCCTTTCAAAGTTTGATGAAGATGAGATTGAGAAGCTAAACGAGATGATTAAGCAAGCGGTTGAAGCAACATTTTGTTTTATCTCTGATGGAATTTTGACTGCGATGAACAAGTTCAATAAGAAGGTGAAATTAAAAGATAAAACTCCATGA
- the rpsF gene encoding 30S ribosomal protein S6 produces MARKIPKNMMSRRWYETTFLINASLDDPIIEQIIKKYENFIKEHGGEIILMERWGRRRLAYPINKKNSAFYVYFEYFAPPTIVSELERAFQLDENIMRYLTVVVTKKALKAKEQEKRRGRITIEHLGLGGVESVAQMEEEETFEEGEEE; encoded by the coding sequence ATGGCGAGAAAAATCCCAAAGAATATGATGTCAAGGAGATGGTATGAGACAACATTTTTGATCAATGCCTCGCTTGATGATCCAATAATTGAACAAATTATTAAGAAGTACGAGAACTTTATAAAAGAGCACGGTGGAGAGATAATTTTGATGGAAAGATGGGGCAGAAGAAGGCTTGCTTATCCGATAAACAAGAAGAACAGTGCCTTTTATGTTTATTTTGAATACTTTGCCCCACCGACGATAGTAAGCGAGCTTGAAAGGGCGTTTCAGCTTGATGAAAACATAATGCGATATCTTACTGTTGTCGTTACGAAGAAAGCTCTAAAAGCCAAGGAACAGGAGAAAAGGCGAGGAAGAATCACGATTGAGCATCTTGGGCTTGGAGGCGTTGAATCAGTAGCACAAATGGAAGAAGAGGAAACATTTGAAGAAGGTGAAGAAGAATAG
- the ssb gene encoding single-stranded DNA-binding protein, translating to MAKELKMPELNSVVIVGNLTKDPVFRQTTKGTPVVNFTIASNRRFRDSKRQWKEDVCFVGVVAWNKLAESCRGRLKKSSAVLVEGELQSRNLKTADGRTRTVVEIKARRIQFLDRRGMVSGNNEGQSSSSQSQSNNLNKYLSNEGPKI from the coding sequence ATGGCAAAAGAACTCAAAATGCCCGAGCTGAACAGCGTTGTTATAGTTGGTAATTTAACTAAAGATCCGGTGTTTCGTCAAACGACCAAAGGGACACCGGTTGTTAACTTTACGATTGCTTCAAATCGCAGATTCCGAGATAGCAAGAGGCAGTGGAAGGAAGATGTCTGTTTTGTAGGCGTTGTTGCGTGGAACAAGCTTGCTGAATCTTGCAGAGGTAGATTGAAAAAATCAAGCGCCGTTCTTGTTGAAGGTGAATTACAAAGCAGAAATTTGAAAACTGCTGATGGTAGAACCAGGACAGTCGTTGAGATCAAGGCAAGAAGAATTCAATTTCTTGATAGGAGAGGAATGGTTTCGGGCAACAATGAAGGTCAATCCTCTTCTTCCCAGAGTCAATCAAATAATTTGAACAAGTATCTCTCAAACGAGGGACCGAAAATTTAA
- the rpsR gene encoding 30S ribosomal protein S18 → MENDEKVLRLRKKKICRFCEAGEIYIDYKDEKKLGKFLTEQGKIIPRRVSGNCAMHQRQLTRAIKRARHLALLPFVAEAVK, encoded by the coding sequence ATGGAAAATGATGAAAAAGTACTGCGTTTAAGGAAGAAAAAAATATGCCGATTTTGCGAAGCTGGAGAGATCTACATTGATTATAAAGACGAGAAGAAACTTGGGAAATTTCTAACGGAACAAGGCAAGATAATCCCACGCAGGGTTAGTGGAAATTGTGCGATGCATCAGCGTCAATTGACAAGGGCTATTAAACGAGCTAGACATCTTGCTTTGCTTCCGTTCGTTGCTGAAGCAGTGAAATAA